The DNA segment atcgcaCCAGGGACTCCATCGGGGCCTGGGGCCTTGTGTTTGTCCATCGAGTGTATGACGCTTCAAAGTTCTtctatattaaaatattgtatttcatcATTCATCACTGGTATCGGTGTGCGTCTTATCTCAGGGTGATCTGTGAAGAGTCCTTCCACTATTGCCTTCATAGACTGGGAATCTTTTGGAGGAACAGGTCCTACGCTTATAAGACAGTGGGTTACAATTTTGTACCCCCTACCCCAGATGTCTCTGTCAACTTCCTCGAGTAGCGAAATCCATCCCCTTCTTTTGCTGATTTTAATAGCCCGAGTTAGAGACTTTTTGGCCGCAAAATATATTTGGTCAGCAAGACCGGCGTCAGCACGACGCCTCTTACGCTGAGCCTTCCTGCGTTTAGCCAGTGCTTGTCTGCGAAGATCTGCTATACCTTCATTCCACCAATAATTTGGTTCTGGATGTCGGTGTCTAGCTCTTTTGGGCATAGACGCATCACATGCGGTAGAGATCATATTCATTGTCTTATCAACGACATCCTCTGCCATCTTCCGCGCAGTGGGACCTAGAGTGTCGAAAGTAGGTCTGTCCATTCCGGACAGTGTATCAAGCATCGCCACACGATCAACTCTAGCGACATTCCATCCTCGCGTTCTCCCGAAATCAGCATTGGCTCTTCTTCTTTCAGAGTGTAGAGCAACCCAGAATTTGATGTACTGGTGATCGCTTCATGTAAAATCTTCCAATACCTGCCATCTTTGTGTTGTTGATGAAGAACCCATAGATACAAGAGAAATATCTATGATGGTTCCCCGGCAGCCACTGCGTCTAAAGGTTGAGACCGTACCGTGTTAAGGATCATTAGGTCCAACCTGGTCACCATCTCGACCACACTACCACCTCTATTACAGGTCCATGGCATGCCCCATTCATGTGCCTTTGCATTAAAGTCACCCGCTATGATCACTGGGCAACTCCGGCTGTCACTTTGAGGGAACGCGTACCTTCTGTGGTTTCGTACAACAGACTTCTCTTGCTCAAGTAGCTGCTGATGATACGCGGTATATATGCAGGTACTTTGAACCGTCTTTCCAGAACATCAAGAATGTCAGACCACCTAACGGTGTTAAAGGCATTCCTGACGTCAAAGGTTATCATTATACAGACCCTCCTCGATCTGTGGTTACCGCTCCATGCTGCGTCGGTCTCTTGTAGCGCTTCAAGTATCGCTCCAACCGTCGATCTACCCTCCCGGAAACCATACTGGTTCTCGGCCAAGCCCCCTGCTGCCTCAATTGCCGTTCTTAGACTGGCACGTATGAGTTGCTCAAAGAGTTTTCCCATAGCATCCAGCATGCAGAGCGGCCTGTAAGACGACGGTGTTATGGGTGGGCCCTTTCCTTTGTCAAGAAGGGCTAACCTTTGCTTTTTCCATCGTGTGCAAAAAACTCCCGTTTTCAGGCAagcattatacatatttaaaaaaatatatgggtaCTCCCTTGCCAGTACTTTTACAACCTACGTCGGGATACCATCAGGAACAGGCGCCTTTCCGTTTGTCATCTTGAATGTGGCCCTCCACAGTTCCTCCTCAGTGAAGAGAGGAACGGTTTCGGGAACCACATTTTCCTTGACGACACGGTCGGGATATCTGGTATCGAAGGCCCCAGGTGTCCGTGTCCACTGATAAACGGACTTCTACCCATTTTTCGTGTTTACTAGCATTTATTGCCCAGTTCAGCGTCTTTTTAGCAAGCAGATATTCTCTATTTGCCAGGGTAGCCGCATCCAATTTAGCCACGTTCCAGCCACCCTTGCTCTTCTGCGAATTGTAGAACTTCATTCGCTGATTTTCACTATCTATATCAAAGTATATGTACTGGTGGTCGCTAGCCGTATACTCTGCCAGTACCTGCCAATTCTTAACATTGCGCGCTATCACTGGTGTAGCCATGGTAATGTCAAGGATGCTCTCTCGTTGGCCTGCCCTTCTGAAAGTCGTACTGTTTCCGTTGTTGAGGATTGTCAGCTCTAGCATCGCTGCCATGTCACTAACCTCTCGTCCCCTTCTGTCTGTCCAGGTCATCCCCCATTCGCATGACTTCGCATTGAAGTCGCCTGCCAGGATGATTTCGCTGTCCAGACCACGGCACAGATCTCCAATTGTTTCTAGTTTTTCGTGAAACACCGCCTTTCCCGCGTTTGGCGAGAGGTAGCAGCTGACAATTGTGACCCTGCCACTCGTCACCCATACGTATCCGTCGCCTACACCGTGCTTGTGTACGGGAAACTGCGTGCTGTTAATTACCCAGATCGCCGCTGTGCCAGATGTATCTTGAAACCAGCCTGCGCCTCTACTTTGGTCGTATTGCTCGCTGTTAATAAAGATATCAGCACCCTTGTCAATTGCCAGCTGAGCCATTAACGCTTGTGCCAGCTTGCAGCGGTTGAGGTTACCTTGAAGTACTACCGTCATTCTCTTTTCTTATTACGCTCTCGTTCGGCGTCTCTATAGACCTTACATCTTGACGTACCAAGTATGTGATCGACAGGTCTGCCATCTTCTGTCGTTGCGAAAAGAGAACATTTGGCTACATTTGAGGATTGAGCGACTATGTGGCCTTCCTCGCCACACTTCCAGCACTGCTTTCTCCTGTCTACTCCTTTACAATCCATTGCAGCGTGGCCAAAGTTCAAGCAACGGAAACAACggttacttttttcttttaatcgtaccCTACAACTAACCCATCCAATTTTGATATGGCCTAGCTGACTTGCCCTGATAGCATCTGGCTCTTTCAATACCACAAAAGCCATTAAACTGCCTCGAAACTCCGTTTTAGTCATATTAACCGTGACGTTCTGAATAGCTTCCTCTCCTAGGGCACTCGCCAGAGCCTCTGTTATTTGTGTTCCGAAGTTCAGCTTTGCGTCAATATAGACACCAAGGTATTTCAATGCATCTCCAGCCTCAATGGAGTGCCCTGCGATATCCGCAAAAGAGGGCTTTCTTCTGGAAGTTTCATTAGAAGCACTTCGTCGTAAACTATATTCCATAGTTCAGGCCCAAGAACAGAGCCTTGTGCTACACCTGCAGTGACCTGAGCACTGTNNNNNNNNNNNNNNNNNNNNNNNNNNNNNNNNNNNNNNNNNNNNNNNNNNNNNNNNNNNNNNNNNNNNNNNNNNNNNNNNNNNNNNNNNNNNNNNNNNNNTTCGCGAATCGCACCTACCGTGGACCTGCCAACTCGGAAACCATGCTGATTACTGGCCAGGCCTCCTGCTGCTTCAATGGCCGTTCTTAATCTGGCTCGGATGCATCTTTCGAAAAGCTTTCCTATAACATCGAGCATACAAAGTGGTCTATATGAAGATGATGTGATAGGTGGCCCCTTACCCTTATCCAGTAGCACTAGTTTCTGTGTTTTCCACCTCTTGCAAAACACCCCCACTCTTAGGCAGGCGTTAAAAATGTTGAGAAGCATAAAAGGATACCTCTCAACTATCTCTCTTACTACCTCGGTCGGAATTCCATCAGGGCCTGGCGCTTTGCCACAAGCCATTTTGGATGCTGCTGTCCTCAATGCCTCTTTAGTAAAAGGAGCAAAAGCTTCGAGCAGCGCTTCCCTCATGACGATTCTTCTTGAATGTTTAGGAAACAGGTCCTCTACAATCCGTTGCATCGTCGCAGGATACATGGCCGCAACCGGTGATCGACTATACAACTTGCCAGTGACAATTTGATATCCTAATCCCCAGACGTCCTGATCCACTGCGTTTCGTACTTCAGCCCATTTGTTGCGCTTACTCTCATTGATGGCGCGGTTTAAAGTCTTTTTCGCAGCCATATATGCCTTGTTGGCCTCGGCAACATCTCTACCTTTTCTACGGGACCTTGGGACTTTTCGCCTTAGTTGGAAACAACGAACCCTTAGTAGCGAAATTTCCTTGTTCCACCAGTACGCGGCTGATTGTTGGCGTTTTGATGACCGTTTTGGCATTGCGGCATTACAGCCTTGCACAATGACTTCTATAGTGCTTTCTGTCAGACTTTTAACGGACAACCTCGTGATGCCAGGAGATGTTGATTCATCAAGAAGATGTCCACCCTTCTCAGAAATTGTCTCAAGTAGCTTGTCTTTGTCAAGCTTATTTGAATTCCAACCTGATTGTCGTTTTCCTCCTTTGCGCGCCTGGTCAATTCTTAACGGGACACAGACCAAGTGGAAGCGTATATGCTGGTGATCGCTTGCTGTGTACTCTTCAAGGACTTCCCACTCGGACATCTGACTTGCGGCACCCGGGGTGGCCATTGTAATGTCCAGAATTGTCCCTCGGTAGCCTCTCCTTCTAAAGGTGGGAGAACAACCCGTGTTCATCACAGTTAGATCGAGTCTGGCTGCCATATTCGTGACATCACGTCCCCTCTTATCTGCCCAGGTCATGCCCCATTCACATGACTTAGCATTGAAGTCCCCAGGTACAATTAAATTTCCGGCCAAATTAGTACACAGATCCTCTATTTCTTCAAGTTTCCCACGAAAGACAGCTATATCATCGTTTGGCGAGAGATAGCAGCTGACGAGGGTTACCTGAGTTGTCGTGACCCATACATAGCCATCGCCTACACCGTATTTGTGTACCGGGAAGTCGTGGCTATTTATTACCCAAATGGCCGCAGTACCGCTCTTGTCCTGATACCAATTATTGCCTTTTCTAGGCCCATATTGTTCGCAGATAACAGAAAAGTCAGCATTCTTAGTATCTGCGAGCTTAGTCATCAAGTCTTGGGCTAGATGACAGCGGCTCAGATTGCCCTGAAGGATAACTGCCATTATCtcctttttctattctttttcttGGCGTCCAGATACGCCGCACACGTTGATGATCCCGTGACATGGTCATAACCCTTATCAGGATCTCACTCTGCACATAAGTAGCATTTTGGGGTTGCTTTACAGTTGGTCGTTTGGTGTTCTTTGTCACCGCACTTCCATCACGACCCAGCTCTATCAGTAGCCTGACAACCCGCAGCCATATGGCCATACCCGTGGCATCGGAAATAGCGTAGCAGCGTTTCTCTCTTCCTAACACGGCAGCTGACCCAGCCTATCCTAATGTGGTTCATTTCGTCCAATTTGTTGGCATATGTCTCGTCTAATTCTACAAAAGCCATCATTGAACCCCAGCGGTTTGGTCGTGACATGTTGATCTTAACATCATCATTCAGACTTATGTCGAGGGCAGCCTCTATGGCATTTTTAACTTCCTCTTTTTCCGTTGTGGCATCCAAATCTCGAGTATCCACTTCGGCTCTGGCTACCAAGGAACGAACTTTCCCCTTGTCACCTACTGCGGCTTGAACAGCTAAGCTAAACCTGGATTTATCTTCAGGTTTGGCGCTTAATTCGACTAAGATGCCTCCTTTCCTTGTTTCCCTGATAGAAGAGACTTTAATTCCCATATCATCGGGTTTTACACTGGCCTTGATATCCCTGAGGACATCCGCGTACTTTTTCCCTTCTAGAGGACTTATAAGTATCGCTTCTGGACGGGGGCGTTCTTTTCTTCTAGGTCCCCTAGCAGCATTTTGCGTCGATGTGTGTGTCACTTTTGACGTTTCCGTGACTTTATCTCGCTCTCTTCTTTCTTTACGGCCTTTTGCTGAAACGGTGATCCAGGGACTGGACGCTACAGCCTGTAACTTTTTCCCTGGTTGGTTATAAGGACTATCATTGGGACTGGGAGTGTTTTCATCACTCCTGCGTTTTTCAAGAGGCCTCGCCGTCTGACCTTGCTGCCTGTGCGGCACCTTGGGTTCGACCTTTTCTGATTCAGCCATCAAGAATGACAAGAATCTCAACCCATTTCACAGAGTTGAATGCATTCTTGACGTCGAAGGTGATCATCATGCAAACCTTCCTGGAACGATGATTGCCACTCCAGGCTTCTTCTACCTCCTGCAGAGCATCCCTAATAGCTTCTACCGTCGATCGGCCCTCACGAAAGCCGTGCTGGTTTTCAGCGAGTCCACCTGCTGCCTGAACTGCTTCTTAGTCTGGCACGCAGCATCTTTTCAAGGAGCTTCCCGATGACGTCAAGCATACAGAGTGGTCTGTATGAAGACGCTGTGATCGGAGGCCCCTTACCCTTGTCTAGCAGAACAAGTCGCTGCTTTTTCCATCGGGAACAAAAGACTCCAGATGCAAGGCAGGAATTGAAGAGGTTGATCAGTATGAACGGATGTTCTTTAGCTATCAACCGAACCACCTCCGTCGGGATGCCGTCGGGACCGGGCGCCTTGCCGCATACCATTGTGGAGGCTGCCGTCCACAGTTGCTCTTTAGTGAAAAGAGGGACCGCTTCAGGCAGCGCTTCCTCTATGATGTCGCGGCTTGGGTGATTGGGAAATAACTCTCCAATCACTTGCTCTATCATTTTGGGCTCCATGGCTGCGACAGGCGCACGTCCGTATAACTTTCCCGTTACGATCTGATAGCCAAGTCCCCAAGTGTCTTGATCAACGGCCATTCTGACCTCAGTCCACTTGTGGCGCTTGCTCTCGTTGATGGCTCGGTTAAGCACCATCTCCGCGTACATGCTAAGAAGTTTAGTCGAGCTGAGTTTTCTAGCATTCCAGCCCCTCTTTCCTCCTACGTTCATGCAGCTGCTGCTTGCACTCGAGGAACTACAGCCCATACGGAAGCTGATGTGTTGGTGGTCGCTTGCTGTATAATCCTCGAGCACCTGCCACTCGTGCACCCTTCTCGCTGCGCCTGGCGAGGCCATGGTGATATCCAGAATGGTCTCTCGGTAGCCTCTCCTCCTAAAGGTAGTTGAGGTTCCCGAGTTGAGGATGGTCAAATCCAGTCTGCACACCATGTCCGTCACCTCACGGCCTCTCGGGTCTGTCCAAGCCATGCCCCATTCACAGGACATTGCGTTGAAATCGCCCGCAAGGATGACATCGCCGTCAATGGTAGAGCAGAGATCTTCAAGCTCTACCATCCTTCTGCGAAAGACTGCGATCCCCCCGTTCGGCGAGAGGTAGCAGCTGACGACGGTGTCCCTCCCGTTCGAGATCCACACAAAACCGTCTCCCTTTCCATGTTTCTGCACTGGGAATTTGGTGCTGTTGACCACCCAGATACCTGCAGTAGCACTGTCATCACAGTACCAGTTTGGGCCTTTCCCATTCTGCTATTGCTCGCTGACAATGTAGAGGTCAGCCTTTCTTTCGTAAGCCAGCTGAGACATTAAGTCTTGCGCTAGCCTACAGCGACCAAGGTTACCCTGGAGGAAAACCGTCATCGCCTCGACTGGTTGCACTTTCGGTCAGCCTCTCTGTAGACCACACACTTGGCAGAACCAATTATGTGATCCACAGTGCAGCTACCTCCTCTTCTGTACAAAGAACGCATTTTGGCTCTTTTGTGCAGCTCTTTGCTTGGTGGTTTTCTGTGCCACACTTCCAGCACAATTTGCTTCGGTCCGCACCTTTACATTCGGCTGCCGTGTGACCGTAGTCAAAACAGCGGAAACAGCGAACCGCACGCACTTTTTCCCGAATTCGGCATCTGATCCGGCCAACTTTTACATGCCCTTGCTGCAAAAGCTCTTTGGCATCTGAAACCTTCATCCGGACGAAGGCCATCAGACTCCCCCTGGTTTCCTTCTTTGTCATATTTACAATGAAGTCATCTCTCGTTTCACACTTCAATGCAGTATGAAGGGCCGTCTGCACTTCAACTTCAGTTGTCGCAACGTCCAAATCGAAGATTTGGATTTGCGTCCGCGGTGCTAGCTGACGCACAACTCCGGTCTCCTTTATCACGCCTCGCAAGGCTTCACTAAATTCCGACTTCTCTTGAGCGGTGGTAGTCTTGCCAAATTCCAGAAAAACACCCCCTTGAAGAGTTTTCCGGATGGCCTTAATCTCCACCACCATGTCCTCAGGGTTTACGGACTTCTTAATGTCCGTAACCACTTCCGCGTAGCTACGACCAACTACAGGCTGTGTTATAACCCATTCCTGAGTGGCACCTGAAACCTGCGGCTTCTTGGTAGACCTGAGCATCTCTCCGCTGCTAGGATTCGGCGTGTTTGTGGCCGGTCTCTTTCTCTTCGCGTTCGAGACCGGAGTTTTCTCGGCGGAGCTCTGCTCCACTGAAGGTTTCTGGGAAACAGAAACACGATCGCTGGTGCTTGGGATAGCATCTGCAGGGTTTGGCAATTCAAGCCCTGTCTGTACCAGTGCTTGACTGTAACCCTGTAACGCTTTAAGTGCTAACTTTATTCCATCCTTTATGTCCCTGTCAAGGTTTTTCCTGTCTTTGGCATGGGATTCCATACCCTTTATGGCATCCGTAAGCATCCGTAGTAGCACGCCTATTTCGCTTTGGCCATATGGCCAAAGCCAAGGCAGCGATAGCACCGCATCttctcagttttatttttcactcGACAGGACACCCATCCCACCTTCAGGTGTCCCGCACGTAGTAACCTCGCTGCTGTCTGTTCTTTCAGCTACACGAAAGCCCTCAGATTACCTCTGAAGGGTCTTTTCGTGAGACTGACCTTCACCTCTCCAACCTCGATATTCTTGAAGTGAATTTTCACCGCCTCTTCAACCTCTTCTGCAACTGTTGTAGTGTCAAGGTCAAGGACCTCGACCTCCACATGAGGGATGAGTTCACTCACGTTACACCCATCACCAACGGCTCCTCTAATTGCTGCCGTCAATTCGGCTCTTCCTTTTCCGGTGTGGCCTAACTCCACAAGGACCTCTCCCTTTCGGGTCTCCCTAACCCCCTTGATTTTCACGCCAAGGGCGTCAGGACTCACCTTCTGTTTGAGGCCCCTAAGGACCTCTGCATAGTTTAGACCCTCGGCCGGCTTTATTAGAACCGCCTCGGGTCTACCTCGTTTCTGAGCACTTTTCCTCTTCCTCACTTTGCTGACAGAAGGTTCTGCTGCAATTTCCGTTCTCTTCGGCGTCGAGGCGACTACCTCCGCAGCGCTTTGTACCCTCAGCTTCTTGCTTACAGGCTTGGAGTATCCAGCCTCCGCGGGACTCAAGGAAGACTCTCTGTCTCTTTTCCCGTGTTGGGCAGCGGGAGTCTCCACGGCTTCTTCAGTCTGTGTCTCTTTGTGGCTGGTGTTCCGTCTTGTTCTTTTCTCCGTGCGGGAATCCTCCattaatttctcaattttatcCAAGTCAGGGTTCATAAGATTGTACGTATCCACGACGCTATTTAAATTATTGAGCCCCTTCAGCGTTAAACTCTGCGCCTTCTCTACACCCGAAGTTATCCTTTTAAACATATTGCTCGTGCGATCGCAAAAGACTTTCATGTCTTTCAACACTTTATTTACCCGTTTGAAGTCATCGAATGCATCTCGAATATACTTACACATTCCCTCATGTTTATTCACGATATCACCCAGCACGATCTGTTCTTGATTTTGTTTACTTGTCTCCATATTTagtcccacgagtagctagggaagtaGAGGTCCACCtccgcagagccccgcatgcggaGGTAAGGTCTGTATACTCTAGGAggcgacctggtatcctagagGCACCGTTTGAGACACCACTCCCTGATGCCACTCAGTCCTCGGCACGGTTGCTCACGCCTTGACATGGGGGTCTTTGTGTTTGGTCCGCGGggcgtattttatttttttttgttaaaggagtAAAACGGGAAATGCTCATGCACTTACCACATTCGAACTTTGGGGACCATGAGCCCAATATGTACACATCACGCATATATACGTAACGCATATATACGTGAGATGCACACATGGGCAAATAGACTTTGTTTGAGAGCTGATCAACTGTGCTCCGACGTTGTCCGGTGTCAAGTTAACGCCGATCTCCTCTTCTAGGGCCCGCTTTTCTTCTGCCCATCTAGTGCACGCAAAGAACGTATGCTCTGCATNNNNNNNNNNNNNNNNNNNNNNNNNNNNNNNNNNNNNNNNNNNNNNNNNNNNNNNNNNNNNNNNNNNNNNNNNNNNNNNNNNNNNNNNNNNNNNNNNNNNATATAATTGTGGTTCTACCACTACCATTTTATGTGCAGTCTAATCACAACGCTGATAAAAAACCATTATATTTTGGCCAAAGACAATGTTTTCTTTCTGATATATGGAAACtgctttctgtaattttttactacttttcgTAAGTAATGTTTTTGATCCTCATTTCTCGTTACCAAGCAGTTAAAGTCCGATATTAATTTACCATCCCTTTCAGCAATATTATTCACTACTACAATTTAAAATCTGCTtgtactttttacattcttaacatttatgattgagaaagtattaaaattgtccgaaattggacaccacagtttttcaacggatctccacgtttcgagaccccctgaaactGAAAACCAactttttacgatggcgtctgcctgtctgtccgtccatccgtccgtaaacacgataactctcgaaaaaagaAACGGaacaaatccatctttggcaaaatttttttgggtcctaaaagaaagaacgagttcgttaaccagccatatttgataaaaattccaaaagtgagcgcattttgaaaatttttgagaccacttttcgtctgaacttaaaaattctatgtatggatatttatagtattgaaaaggaCAAGCAATTTaacttcatgacttttttctataaaaagaaaattctaagagttatagcatttttaaacctttttttatcaaccgaaaatcaaaattttaagaccaaaaacGCACgacataaaaaaaagtcaagagaagacaaacattgctttttgaaagccttacaagattagcataacaaaatttttggattttattgaaaaatcgaaaattcaaattttgattgctcaaaaaatgatgaaattcgaaaattccattctgcggtcaaactatgtagggtacgaaaaaagacgaattaacaaaaattgttatcccgaaaaaaatctacaatttcgttaggaatcacttcttgataggtcgcgtactttttgttttattcgtgaaaaataacattgaaaataaaaaaataaaataaaaatgtgtggaaaaacgacgaaagttacgagagaaaaaaagatttaacaaaacttgtttacgaatttctgtcggaaatcgagcgcacagcacgagtgtcacgatgagaatgtgtacctcaaagccacagagctttgagaaacttatttaagcattccaaatgcaaagaataaatatccgagcgcgaagggCGAGGCAACCCATtaccattcaatattatgtttaattcagaaaatacgatttaaaaaatactgttggaaaaataaatctttacaaaaattatatttgtttaaacgataaaaaatggtataaatatttttacatttactcaaacaattaaaaattatttggaaagtCATGATTAATAAGAAAGTTGTCTATTAGTAATTGATTGTATGAAAAATGCGACAGAAATTgcgaagcattaaaaataatatgtaaaaatgtactttatttttatttttgggccaTACGTGGGGTTAaggatatgttaaaaataaaagttattggtACGGTTTGATTCCGTAGCTACTCctctgcaattgaattttttttaccgtcaCTTCTTTCCATTTCTTGGAAAATGATTCTATTTTCATatatgacggcttattttttccaGGAAAACATTTTCTGCAACTAtactgtttccaatttcaaaaatagctaaataatcttaaaatattattatttgtttaaaaaatgttttttaacaaaaaattgttataaggATTTCAGCcataaaaagatttaactttcaaAACTGGGAACAGTGGAGTTAAAGAGattttttccggaaaaagaaactgtcatttatgaaaatgcaattttttttttcaaaaatgtttaaatttttcatataaaatattttttaaattttgaaatgacatcagttataatattttgattcttaaaatgatagaaaaactgttttttcagatatctgacttttgtcAAGACACCTACCTCAATTGCTTCTTTAAGGGAAAATGCAGCAAGGATGAAGTTGAGATGGATCCTGAAGTTATTGAAATGATTGAGAAGTACAATTTAGAAGCTAGTTCTTCTAAAACatcacaaaaaattttcagttatattttTTGAAGGCAATGATAATAAAGATTACTTTCTTTCTACAAATAACTAAagtatgcatttgtttataaaataatcaattaatatcGACCGACAAATCCTCATCACTAAATATCAAGAAAAATGTTTGCTTCAGGtctataaatgaccaaactatatatttatttatataatttatttataaaataaacaaataatatcgaacgaGAAGTCTTTGTCATTAAAGATCATTACACATATAATTTGAAGGCGATGAGAAAGAAGTACGATTACTTAAtgtctataaatggacaaaccatgcatttgttcataaaattaacaaataatatcaaatggCAATTCTTTATAATTAGACACCACCACATACATAATTTCAAAGCTGTAaggattaaaaacaattatattttgtactactactactactactactactactactactactactactactccaAGTACCACCACAATTACCTGTGGTGGAGGGGaggtgatacccctacttggcgcgtccccaggtggcggataggggaatgctcgctgGATACCAGGTCGCCTCCTAGAGTATTTAGACCTTACCctcgcatgcggggctctgcgggGGTGGACCtctatttccctagctactcgtgggaataaTATGgagcaaaatattgaaaaaacaaacCGAAGTGAGAGTGAGAAGTCGTTTGATAGCGACGTGCCCAAAACTGGTGTGCAAATTATGGAGGATATGCGAGGGAGTTTTGAAGTGACANNNNNNNNNNNNNNNNNNNNNNNNNNNNNNNNNNNNNNNNNNNNNNNNNNNNNNNNNNNNNNNNNNNNNNNNNNNNNNNNNNNNNNNNNNNNNNNNNNNNTTGATCCacatcttttaatagaaaactgctGGAACGAgtataaattctttaaagaattaaattaagtttttaaccgaatttactactcctcaaaatcattcaatattatgtttgatttaagaaataaaattttccaaatattttagaaaaagaattactgcaaaaaattatattagtttaaacaattaaaaaatgtttaatttattttttatacacaacatattcacaaaaataattgtatgtcttctattttgtttcatttattttaagtcTGCAAAAAACTGTTccatcaaaaaaaaatgttaaagaaatagatttc comes from the Belonocnema kinseyi isolate 2016_QV_RU_SX_M_011 chromosome 6, B_treatae_v1, whole genome shotgun sequence genome and includes:
- the LOC117175568 gene encoding uncharacterized protein LOC117175568: MTVVLQGNLNRCKLAQALMAQLAIDKGADIFINSEQYDQSRGAGWFQDTSGTAAIWVINSTQFPVHKHGVGDGYVWVTSGRVTIVSCYLSPNAGKAVFHEKLETIGDLCRGLDSEIILAGDFNAKSCEWGMTWTDRRGREVSDMAAMLELTILNNGNSTTFRRAGQRESILDITMATPVIARNVKNWQVLAEYTASDHQYIYFDIDSENQRMKFYNSQKSKGGWNVAKLDAATLANREYLLAKKTLNWAINASKHEKWVEVRLSVDTDTWGLRYQISRPCRQGKCGSRNRSSLH